The following coding sequences are from one Streptomyces sp. NBC_00536 window:
- a CDS encoding type I polyketide synthase codes for MNDIAITGIGCRFPAAPDVRAYWKLLLSGERQFAPVPRERWNHEAFHAPGDPSAPNAAYTDQVSFLDDVDRFDAFHFGVPPARARAMDPQHRLMLGVAREALDDAGLGRGDFDRENTGVFFGLSVSDYKDLMTGHMRALETGTEQTEQTAHVATLEAFTLPGSLLSMASGTVSRYFGLGGPSFAVDAACSGSLVALDQAVAQLRQGTCRIALVGGVYLNLTPDSLVAFSKLRALSATGVCRPFDGRADGFVLGEGAGVVVIRPLVDALAAGDRVYAVIKGIGSANDGASPGPLVPTAEGQLRAMRRAYDDAGIPPSSVGFLEAHGTGTAAGDRAEAEALRRLRTEYPDDDPGLCYLASGKALIGHSLAAAGIAGLIKTALVVHHRTIVPQPDTAPHPDLGIAATGLRFADTARPFPGTGTPRRAAVSSFGFGGTNVHVVLEEQRPAPAPGLLPERADGSAGTDDARGTGPQLVLLSAGNPELLAEHIDDVLDVLGALDAADRPPLAAVAHTLGSRAPLKSRLVVVADDTEAFLLRLRDAREQLAAGARGDLGDGAFAADAPLPAAQRRIAFLFPGQGSQRPGMMRDLHERFPAFRSAVDVLGAVARRDLGFDLGDLLYGEAPASRGAAEERRLRLTATEVCQPLLGTVQIAATRVLADCGITPGLALGHSVGEFAAAAAAGALTPVDTVRLLLHRGAALRRAESGFPGGMLAVQSDEETCRRLVDGIEDVWLACFNQPRQIVVSGSAEGLAALREVCAGAGVVTAALEVSHAFHSPRLAAAEESVRAGLAARRISSPTVPFVSSVDARVTADPERLRALWTRHASAPVRFGAAVRTAYDEGARVFLQVTGGSSLLTSVRRNLSGHGDVHVVPVDGEAPDGGRTFVRALARLAVLGVPVDPRALVPREDRRLLDLPVARLDTRSYWIAGQGPAKEATPDTTVAPAGCDAPVPATPAVPAAPVAPTDPPAPVADAVTGSVTPSVSDAVTDSVTAQVARISAFPVDHLREDQLLVEDLGFDSLMLTDLFTSLKRQWPGWRFDERVADRPTIGRIAALIATGEPGAVPSVPAVPAVLAAVPAAVPGQRAGHAAMPAPVEASAPATPAAPLPEEHTRIECFPEVTAHGERLAALSRTGLSNPYFLVHEGGMTDTTVIDGRELVSFSSYNYLGLATHPDVHAAAKEAIERCGTSASASRLLSGSRPVHLELEAELAGLLGSEAAITLANGHATNVTVIGHLVGPGDLVVHDSLAHDSILQGCTLSGATRRPFPHNDAAALDALLGRVRHQYRRVLVVIEGVYSMDGDIADLPALIEVKRRHGALLMIDEAHSIGTIGATGRGIGEYFGVDRPSVELWSGTLSKALASCGGYVAGQRPVIEYLRYTVPGFVYSAGMTPADTAASLTALRLLRAEPQRVGRLAENAALFVRLARAAGIGIGDSHGTPIVPCIVGDSMRTLRLAEALFRRDISVNPILHPAVPEDMARLRFFVTRDHTPGQIRDAVTALEHELRQLDAARAA; via the coding sequence ATGAACGACATCGCCATCACCGGGATCGGCTGCCGTTTTCCCGCCGCCCCGGACGTCCGGGCCTACTGGAAGCTCCTGCTCAGCGGGGAACGGCAGTTCGCACCCGTCCCGAGGGAGCGATGGAACCACGAGGCCTTCCACGCACCCGGCGACCCGTCGGCGCCCAATGCCGCCTATACCGATCAGGTCTCCTTCCTCGACGACGTGGACCGCTTCGACGCCTTCCACTTCGGGGTGCCCCCCGCGCGCGCCCGGGCCATGGACCCGCAGCACCGGCTGATGCTCGGCGTCGCCCGCGAGGCGCTCGACGACGCGGGGCTGGGCCGCGGCGACTTCGACCGGGAGAACACCGGGGTCTTCTTCGGCTTGTCGGTGTCCGACTACAAGGACCTCATGACGGGCCACATGCGCGCCCTCGAAACCGGTACGGAACAGACGGAACAGACAGCGCACGTCGCCACCCTGGAGGCCTTCACCCTGCCCGGCAGCCTGCTCAGCATGGCGTCCGGCACGGTCAGCCGGTACTTCGGCCTCGGTGGCCCCAGCTTCGCGGTCGACGCCGCCTGTTCCGGCTCGCTGGTCGCCCTCGACCAGGCGGTGGCCCAGCTGCGCCAGGGCACCTGCCGGATCGCCCTCGTGGGCGGTGTGTACCTCAACCTGACGCCCGACAGCCTGGTCGCCTTCTCCAAGCTCCGCGCGCTGTCCGCCACCGGGGTGTGCCGCCCGTTCGACGGGCGGGCCGACGGTTTCGTCCTCGGCGAAGGCGCCGGGGTGGTCGTCATCCGGCCGCTCGTGGACGCGCTCGCCGCGGGCGACCGCGTCTACGCGGTGATCAAGGGCATCGGCTCGGCCAACGACGGAGCCTCTCCCGGACCCCTCGTCCCCACCGCCGAGGGCCAGCTGCGCGCCATGCGCCGGGCCTACGACGACGCGGGGATTCCCCCCTCCTCGGTGGGCTTCCTCGAAGCCCACGGCACCGGCACCGCCGCCGGGGACCGGGCCGAGGCGGAGGCACTGCGCCGACTGCGCACCGAGTACCCCGACGACGACCCGGGCCTGTGCTACCTCGCCTCGGGCAAGGCCCTCATCGGGCACTCCCTGGCCGCGGCGGGCATCGCGGGACTGATCAAGACGGCCCTGGTCGTCCATCACCGTACGATCGTGCCGCAGCCGGACACCGCCCCCCATCCGGACCTGGGCATAGCGGCCACGGGCCTGCGCTTCGCCGACACCGCCCGTCCCTTTCCGGGCACCGGCACCCCGCGGCGCGCCGCCGTCAGCTCCTTCGGCTTCGGCGGCACGAACGTCCACGTGGTGCTCGAAGAGCAGCGGCCCGCCCCGGCCCCGGGCCTCCTCCCGGAACGCGCCGACGGCAGCGCAGGCACCGACGACGCCCGGGGCACCGGACCCCAGCTCGTCCTCCTCTCGGCCGGGAACCCGGAGCTCCTGGCCGAGCACATCGACGACGTACTCGACGTACTCGGCGCACTCGACGCGGCGGACCGCCCCCCGCTGGCAGCCGTGGCCCACACCCTGGGCTCCCGCGCGCCCCTGAAGTCCCGGCTCGTGGTCGTGGCCGATGACACGGAAGCGTTTCTGCTGCGGCTGCGCGACGCCCGTGAACAGCTCGCAGCCGGGGCCCGGGGCGATCTCGGCGACGGCGCCTTCGCCGCCGACGCCCCCCTTCCCGCCGCACAGCGCAGGATCGCCTTCCTCTTCCCCGGCCAGGGCAGCCAGCGGCCGGGCATGATGCGGGACCTGCACGAGCGGTTCCCCGCCTTCCGGTCCGCGGTCGACGTCCTCGGCGCCGTGGCCCGCCGGGACCTCGGCTTCGATCTCGGCGATCTGCTGTACGGCGAGGCCCCGGCGTCCCGGGGCGCGGCCGAGGAGCGCAGGCTGCGGCTCACCGCCACCGAGGTGTGCCAGCCGCTGCTCGGCACCGTCCAGATCGCCGCCACCCGCGTCCTCGCCGACTGCGGCATCACCCCCGGCCTCGCCCTCGGCCACAGCGTCGGGGAGTTCGCCGCGGCCGCCGCGGCCGGAGCGCTCACCCCCGTGGACACCGTCCGGCTGCTCCTCCACCGGGGCGCGGCCCTGCGGCGGGCCGAGAGCGGATTCCCGGGCGGGATGCTCGCCGTGCAGAGCGACGAGGAGACCTGCCGCCGGCTCGTCGACGGAATCGAGGACGTGTGGCTCGCCTGCTTCAACCAGCCGCGGCAGATCGTGGTGAGCGGCTCGGCGGAAGGGCTCGCCGCCCTGCGGGAGGTCTGCGCCGGTGCCGGGGTCGTCACGGCGGCGCTGGAGGTGTCCCACGCCTTCCACTCGCCGCGGCTGGCCGCCGCCGAGGAGAGCGTGCGCGCGGGCCTCGCGGCCCGCCGCATCAGCAGCCCCACCGTGCCCTTCGTGTCCTCCGTCGACGCGCGGGTCACCGCCGACCCCGAACGGCTGCGCGCGCTGTGGACCCGGCACGCGTCCGCACCGGTCCGCTTCGGCGCGGCCGTCCGGACCGCGTACGACGAGGGGGCCCGCGTCTTCCTCCAGGTGACCGGCGGCAGCTCGCTGCTCACCTCGGTCCGCCGCAACCTCAGCGGTCACGGCGACGTCCACGTGGTCCCGGTCGACGGGGAGGCGCCGGACGGCGGGCGTACCTTCGTACGGGCCCTGGCCCGGCTCGCGGTCCTGGGCGTCCCGGTCGACCCGCGCGCCCTGGTTCCCCGCGAGGACCGCCGCCTGCTGGACCTGCCGGTGGCGCGGCTCGACACCCGCTCCTACTGGATCGCGGGCCAGGGGCCCGCGAAGGAGGCCACCCCGGACACGACGGTCGCCCCGGCCGGGTGTGACGCGCCGGTCCCCGCGACCCCTGCCGTCCCGGCCGCGCCCGTAGCGCCCACGGACCCGCCCGCTCCGGTCGCCGACGCGGTGACCGGTTCCGTCACCCCTTCGGTCAGCGACGCCGTCACCGACTCCGTGACCGCACAGGTGGCCCGGATCAGCGCTTTTCCCGTGGATCATCTGCGCGAGGACCAGCTGCTGGTCGAGGACCTCGGGTTCGACTCGCTGATGCTGACCGACCTGTTCACCTCCCTCAAGCGGCAGTGGCCGGGGTGGAGGTTCGACGAACGGGTCGCCGACCGGCCGACCATCGGGAGGATCGCCGCGCTGATCGCCACCGGTGAGCCCGGCGCCGTACCCTCCGTACCCGCCGTACCCGCCGTACTGGCAGCCGTACCGGCGGCCGTCCCCGGCCAGCGCGCGGGCCACGCCGCGATGCCGGCGCCCGTGGAAGCGTCCGCCCCGGCCACCCCGGCCGCCCCGCTGCCCGAGGAGCACACCCGGATCGAGTGCTTCCCCGAGGTCACCGCCCACGGCGAGCGCCTCGCCGCGCTCTCCCGTACGGGGCTGTCCAATCCGTACTTCCTCGTCCACGAGGGCGGTATGACGGACACGACCGTCATCGACGGCAGGGAACTCGTCTCGTTCTCCAGCTACAACTACCTGGGCCTGGCCACGCACCCCGACGTGCACGCGGCGGCCAAGGAGGCGATCGAACGCTGCGGTACGTCCGCGTCCGCCAGCCGGCTGCTGTCCGGCAGCCGTCCGGTCCACCTGGAACTGGAGGCGGAACTCGCCGGTCTGCTCGGCAGCGAGGCCGCGATCACCCTGGCCAACGGGCACGCCACGAACGTCACCGTGATCGGGCACCTCGTCGGCCCCGGGGACCTCGTCGTCCACGATTCCCTCGCGCACGACAGCATCCTGCAAGGCTGCACGCTGTCCGGGGCGACCCGACGGCCCTTCCCCCACAATGACGCCGCCGCCCTCGACGCCCTCCTCGGGCGGGTCCGCCACCAGTACCGGCGGGTGCTCGTCGTCATCGAGGGCGTGTACAGCATGGACGGCGACATCGCCGATCTGCCCGCCCTCATCGAGGTCAAGCGGCGGCACGGCGCGCTGCTGATGATCGACGAGGCGCACAGCATCGGAACGATCGGCGCGACGGGCCGCGGCATCGGCGAGTACTTCGGGGTCGACCGCCCGTCGGTCGAGCTGTGGTCGGGCACCCTGTCGAAGGCCCTGGCCAGCTGTGGTGGCTACGTCGCGGGGCAGCGCCCGGTCATCGAGTACCTGCGCTACACCGTTCCCGGATTCGTCTACAGCGCCGGCATGACCCCGGCCGACACCGCGGCGTCGCTGACCGCACTGCGGCTGCTGCGCGCCGAGCCGCAGCGGGTGGGCCGCCTCGCGGAGAACGCCGCGCTGTTCGTCCGTCTCGCGCGTGCCGCCGGGATCGGCATCGGGGACAGTCACGGCACACCGATCGTCCCGTGCATCGTCGGGGATTCGATGAGGACCCTGCGGCTGGCGGAGGCCTTGTTCCGGCGGGACATCAGCGTCAATCCGATCCTCCACCCGGCCGTCCCCGAGGACATGGCCCGGCTGCGCTTCTTCGTCACCCGTGACCACACGCCCGGCCAGATCCGTGACGCCGTGACCGCGCTGGAGCACGAGCTGCGGCAGCTGGACGCCGCCCGGGCCGCGTGA
- a CDS encoding 4'-phosphopantetheinyl transferase family protein yields the protein MGFAVMDAKVTHPAVTHPVVTDPPFPPIAPGPVHRWGGARLIVARRADLHRAPPLSPAEERVVRALPPWRQAEWLAGRLLAKLLVGVAVTGTAHDVEILPRDDGSPRVLVSGSPVPGVYLSISHTAHHVAAALAPEPVGVDLCENGSAAAVYRVADHVLSPRERSLIGTDRPALAAGAWALKEAAVKADRSGIFGAAARGVVILGLDPPVLGGRRRAMVWQAGDAVLALVLARP from the coding sequence ATGGGATTCGCCGTCATGGACGCCAAGGTCACGCACCCGGCCGTCACGCACCCCGTCGTCACGGACCCCCCGTTCCCGCCGATCGCACCGGGCCCCGTCCACCGGTGGGGCGGGGCCCGGCTCATCGTGGCCCGGCGCGCCGACCTCCACCGGGCGCCGCCGCTCTCCCCGGCCGAAGAGCGCGTGGTGCGGGCCCTGCCGCCCTGGCGGCAGGCCGAGTGGCTGGCCGGCCGGCTGCTCGCCAAGCTCCTGGTCGGCGTGGCCGTCACCGGGACGGCGCACGACGTGGAGATCCTCCCGCGCGACGACGGCAGCCCCCGGGTCCTCGTCAGCGGCAGCCCGGTGCCCGGCGTGTACCTTTCCATCAGCCACACCGCCCACCACGTCGCCGCCGCCCTCGCACCGGAACCGGTCGGGGTGGACCTGTGCGAGAACGGCTCGGCCGCCGCGGTGTACCGGGTCGCGGACCACGTCCTGTCACCGCGGGAACGTTCACTCATCGGTACGGACCGGCCCGCTCTCGCGGCGGGGGCCTGGGCCCTGAAGGAGGCCGCGGTCAAGGCCGACCGGAGCGGCATCTTCGGCGCCGCCGCGCGCGGCGTCGTGATCCTGGGCCTGGACCCGCCCGTACTCGGCGGGCGGCGCCGCGCGATGGTGTGGCAGGCGGGGGACGCGGTCCTCGCCCTGGTCCTCGCGCGCCCGTGA
- a CDS encoding SpoIIE family protein phosphatase: protein MEQVPTSPGERPQEPGASRPSWGEPLSEWAFAQSPFPLAIFDEDLRLVRANAGTKRALSRTEAELRGLRLPDITPDPVSDETERMMRRVLETGEPQYVDAPFVPLTGPGAEHGWATSLTPLRDPDGLVRAVSLAAHHTSGTGEDGRRPFAPDDDASAVARVGTTLDSARTAQELMDVAVPRLADFAVVDLLDPLPRGTEPSAVVVAGPVTVRRAAVRSVLPGNPESRVAVGERTVHPPQSPPAECLAAGRGAVYATADPSVARWVAQDPAAAWIAEYGAHSLMVVPLRAGGSTLGVALFSRHRRAEPFLPKDLWLAEELANKAAASIRNAPRHHREHTSTMMLQRSMLPGRLPQHSALETASRYLPAGGESGMGGDWFDVIPLSGARVALVVGDVVGHGIRASATMGRLRTAVRTLADVDLPPDELLTHLDDLVIHLSADEGGRDDGDTAGGIGTTCLYVVYDPITRHCTAARAGHPPPVVVSPEGSAYLLDVPAGPPLGLGGLPFETVEVELPEWSILALYTDGLLQARDHDIDEALDNMFTALVRPASTLDAVCDRVLTALMTHPPEDDVALLIARTRALHSDKVVVWDVPPDPANVAQARRDATDQLTAWGLDDAAFVTELVVSELVTNAIRYGEPPIQLRLIHEDTSLICEVSDASGTAPHMRRARIFDEGGRGLLLVAQLAQRWGTRHTTVGKTIWAEQSLIV from the coding sequence ATGGAGCAAGTTCCCACCTCTCCTGGTGAGCGGCCGCAGGAGCCGGGCGCGTCCCGCCCGTCCTGGGGCGAACCGCTGAGTGAGTGGGCGTTCGCCCAGTCGCCGTTCCCCCTGGCGATCTTCGATGAGGACCTGCGGCTGGTACGGGCGAACGCGGGCACCAAACGCGCCCTCTCCCGCACGGAGGCCGAGCTGCGGGGGCTGCGCCTGCCGGACATCACCCCGGACCCGGTGAGCGACGAGACCGAGCGGATGATGCGCCGGGTGCTGGAGACCGGTGAGCCGCAGTACGTGGACGCCCCCTTCGTCCCCCTGACGGGTCCGGGAGCGGAGCACGGCTGGGCGACCTCGCTGACCCCGCTGCGGGATCCCGACGGTCTGGTGCGCGCGGTGTCCCTGGCCGCGCACCACACCTCCGGGACCGGGGAGGACGGGCGGCGGCCGTTCGCGCCGGACGACGACGCGAGCGCCGTCGCCCGCGTCGGCACCACCCTGGACAGCGCCCGTACCGCGCAGGAGCTGATGGACGTCGCCGTTCCCCGGCTCGCCGACTTCGCGGTGGTCGACCTGCTGGATCCCCTCCCGCGCGGCACCGAACCCTCCGCCGTCGTGGTGGCGGGGCCGGTGACCGTACGCCGTGCCGCCGTACGGTCGGTCCTGCCGGGAAACCCGGAATCCCGGGTCGCCGTCGGGGAGCGGACCGTCCATCCGCCGCAGTCGCCTCCCGCCGAATGCCTGGCCGCGGGGCGCGGCGCGGTGTACGCGACGGCCGACCCGAGCGTCGCCCGCTGGGTGGCGCAGGACCCGGCGGCCGCCTGGATCGCCGAGTACGGGGCCCACTCGCTGATGGTGGTGCCGCTGCGCGCGGGGGGCAGCACGCTCGGGGTGGCCCTCTTCAGCCGCCACCGGCGCGCGGAGCCCTTCCTGCCGAAGGACCTGTGGCTGGCCGAGGAGCTCGCGAACAAGGCGGCGGCCAGCATCCGCAACGCGCCCCGGCACCACCGGGAGCACACCTCCACGATGATGCTGCAGCGCAGCATGCTCCCGGGCAGGCTGCCCCAGCACTCGGCTCTGGAGACCGCCTCCCGCTACCTGCCCGCGGGCGGCGAGTCGGGCATGGGCGGCGACTGGTTCGACGTGATCCCGCTCTCCGGCGCCCGGGTGGCCCTGGTCGTGGGCGATGTCGTCGGCCACGGCATCCGCGCCTCCGCCACCATGGGCCGGCTGCGCACCGCGGTGCGCACCCTGGCCGATGTCGACCTGCCGCCCGACGAGCTGCTCACCCATCTCGACGACCTCGTCATCCACCTGTCCGCCGACGAGGGCGGCCGGGACGACGGGGACACCGCCGGGGGCATCGGCACCACCTGCCTGTACGTGGTCTACGACCCGATCACCCGCCACTGCACCGCCGCGCGGGCGGGCCACCCGCCGCCCGTGGTGGTCTCCCCGGAGGGCTCCGCGTACCTCCTCGACGTCCCGGCCGGTCCGCCGCTGGGCCTGGGGGGCCTGCCCTTCGAGACCGTCGAGGTGGAGCTGCCGGAGTGGAGCATCCTCGCGCTGTACACGGACGGGCTGCTCCAGGCCCGTGACCACGACATCGACGAGGCCCTGGACAACATGTTCACGGCCCTCGTACGTCCCGCCTCCACCCTGGACGCGGTCTGCGACCGGGTGCTGACCGCTCTGATGACCCACCCGCCCGAGGACGACGTCGCCCTGCTCATCGCCCGGACCCGGGCCCTGCACTCCGACAAGGTCGTCGTCTGGGACGTACCGCCGGACCCGGCGAACGTCGCCCAGGCCCGGCGGGACGCCACCGACCAGCTGACGGCCTGGGGGCTGGACGACGCGGCCTTCGTCACCGAACTCGTGGTCAGCGAACTGGTCACCAATGCCATCCGCTACGGGGAACCGCCCATCCAGCTGCGCCTGATCCATGAGGACACGTCGTTGATCTGCGAGGTGTCGGACGCGAGCGGTACCGCTCCGCACATGCGGCGGGCCCGGATCTTCGACGAGGGCGGGCGGGGCCTGTTGCTGGTCGCCCAGCTCGCGCAGCGCTGGGGCACCCGGCACACGACGGTCGGCAAGACCATCTGGGCCGAGCAGTCCCTCATCGTGTGA
- a CDS encoding response regulator transcription factor — MSLTLTMERTEASATALAPREQEALRYIAAGCTYVQTARSMGLSRHTVDAYLRRIRAKLNINTTAEMVRLAISLGL; from the coding sequence ATGAGCCTCACCCTCACCATGGAACGCACCGAAGCCAGCGCCACCGCACTCGCCCCCCGTGAGCAGGAGGCACTGCGCTACATCGCCGCAGGGTGCACCTACGTGCAGACGGCCCGCTCGATGGGCCTCTCCCGGCACACGGTCGACGCCTACCTCCGCCGCATCCGGGCCAAGCTGAACATCAACACCACGGCGGAAATGGTCCGCCTCGCCATCTCCCTGGGGCTGTGA
- a CDS encoding serine/threonine-protein kinase gives MGTVSNRSLYTGRPSGLIGQQIAGYRIERLIGRGGMAVVYCAKDLRLDRMVALKLIAPERVRDEVFRRRFTYESQVAARIDHPHIVPVFEAGDTDGVLYIAMRYVAGLDLRAMLDRDGPLPVTTAVRIAAQVASALDAAHDHELVHRDVKPANILVAAGTDSDHPEHVYLTDFGLTKKSLALSGFTTAGEFVGTLDYMAPEQIAGRPVDGRCDQYSLGCVVYESLTGGPPFVRDDAPALLWAHQYDQPPPLAEKRPDIAPGAGAVLAKALSKVAEDRYGSCLEFVAALRVAAGIGTGKGNGIGIGSGVGAGQRGDRASSSDARSAGMAGSRVPSPEPPPEPPSWAMPVFVGPLGGP, from the coding sequence ATGGGCACGGTATCGAATCGAAGCCTGTACACGGGCCGGCCCTCCGGTCTGATCGGGCAGCAGATCGCGGGCTACCGGATCGAGCGCTTGATCGGCCGGGGCGGCATGGCCGTCGTCTACTGCGCCAAGGACCTGCGCCTGGACCGGATGGTCGCGCTCAAACTGATCGCCCCGGAACGCGTGCGCGACGAGGTCTTCCGCCGCCGCTTCACTTACGAGTCGCAGGTGGCCGCGCGGATCGACCACCCGCACATCGTGCCGGTCTTCGAAGCCGGTGACACCGACGGCGTGCTGTACATCGCCATGCGGTACGTCGCGGGGCTGGACCTGAGGGCCATGCTGGACCGGGACGGCCCGCTCCCCGTCACGACCGCCGTGCGCATCGCCGCCCAGGTGGCCTCCGCGCTGGACGCGGCCCATGACCACGAGCTGGTGCACCGCGACGTCAAGCCCGCCAACATCCTGGTCGCCGCGGGCACCGACAGCGACCACCCCGAACACGTCTACCTCACGGACTTCGGGCTGACGAAGAAGTCGCTGGCGCTCAGCGGGTTCACCACCGCGGGCGAGTTCGTCGGCACCCTCGACTACATGGCGCCGGAACAGATCGCGGGCCGGCCCGTGGACGGCCGGTGCGATCAGTACAGCCTCGGCTGCGTGGTCTACGAATCCCTCACCGGCGGCCCGCCCTTCGTGCGGGACGACGCCCCGGCGCTGCTGTGGGCGCACCAGTACGACCAACCGCCTCCCCTGGCGGAGAAGCGGCCGGACATCGCGCCGGGGGCGGGGGCGGTGCTGGCGAAGGCCCTGTCCAAGGTGGCGGAGGACCGCTACGGCTCCTGCCTGGAATTCGTGGCGGCCCTGCGCGTCGCGGCGGGCATCGGTACCGGCAAGGGCAACGGCATCGGCATAGGGAGTGGCGTCGGCGCCGGACAACGCGGAGACCGGGCATCCAGTTCGGATGCCCGGTCTGCCGGGATGGCGGGGAGCCGTGTGCCGTCTCCGGAGCCCCCGCCGGAACCGCCGTCGTGGGCGATGCCGGTCTTCGTCGGCCCGCTCGGTGGGCCGTAG
- a CDS encoding fatty acyl-CoA synthetase, translating into MTQVRDNTVDGLLRDSARRVPERTAVRYRDRNWTYRALDGAVSAAAAWLTGECGLGPGDRVATFAHNSDAYLIAFLACARARLVHVPVNQNLTGEDLAHILDDSASALVLADPDLAPRVPDGHPVRALRDAPGCLLAAAAGRAPYEGGGAPGELVQLLYTSGTTALPKGAMMTHAALCHEYESAIEALDLTEDDRPLHSLPLYHSAQMHVFLLPYLAVGAENTILDAPVAEEVFERVETGGADSLFAPPTVWIALANHPQFATRELGGLRKAYYGASVMPVPVLERLLARLPGLAFYNCFGQSEIGPLATVLGPAEHEGRMDSCGRPVRHVEAKVVDEDGAEVADGTAGEVVYRSPQLCRGYWNDPAATEKAFRDGWFRSGDLAVRDAEGYFTVVDRVKDVINSGGVLVASRQVEDALYTHPGVAEAAVVGLPDERWIEAVTAVVVPRGAVTEEELMAYAREKLAHFKAPKRVLFVDALPRNASGKILKRELRDRFGGAGAAGR; encoded by the coding sequence ATGACACAGGTGCGGGACAACACGGTCGACGGACTGCTGCGCGACAGCGCCCGGCGGGTCCCGGAGCGGACCGCGGTCCGCTACCGCGACCGGAACTGGACCTACCGCGCGCTCGACGGGGCGGTCAGCGCCGCGGCCGCCTGGCTCACCGGGGAGTGCGGCCTCGGCCCCGGCGACCGGGTCGCCACCTTCGCCCACAACTCCGACGCCTACCTGATCGCCTTCCTCGCCTGCGCCCGGGCCCGCCTGGTGCACGTCCCGGTCAACCAGAACCTCACCGGCGAGGACCTCGCGCACATCCTGGACGACTCCGCGAGCGCCCTGGTGCTCGCCGACCCGGACCTCGCCCCCCGGGTGCCGGACGGCCATCCCGTACGGGCGCTGCGCGACGCCCCCGGGTGCCTCCTGGCGGCGGCGGCCGGGCGGGCCCCGTACGAGGGCGGCGGCGCACCGGGGGAACTCGTGCAGCTGCTGTACACCTCGGGCACCACCGCGCTCCCGAAGGGCGCGATGATGACCCACGCCGCGCTCTGCCACGAGTACGAGAGCGCGATCGAGGCGCTGGACCTGACCGAGGACGACCGGCCCCTGCACTCGCTGCCCCTCTACCACTCCGCGCAGATGCACGTCTTCCTGCTGCCCTACCTCGCCGTCGGCGCCGAGAACACGATCCTCGACGCGCCGGTCGCCGAGGAGGTCTTCGAGCGGGTGGAGACGGGCGGGGCCGACAGTCTCTTCGCGCCGCCCACGGTGTGGATCGCCCTGGCCAACCACCCCCAGTTCGCCACCCGCGAGCTGGGCGGGCTGCGCAAGGCCTACTACGGGGCCTCGGTCATGCCGGTGCCCGTACTGGAACGGCTGCTCGCCCGGCTGCCCGGGCTCGCGTTCTACAACTGTTTCGGGCAGAGCGAGATCGGGCCGCTCGCGACCGTCCTGGGACCCGCCGAACACGAGGGGCGGATGGACTCCTGCGGGCGGCCGGTGCGCCACGTCGAGGCGAAGGTGGTCGACGAGGACGGCGCGGAGGTGGCCGACGGGACCGCGGGCGAGGTGGTCTACCGCTCCCCGCAGCTGTGCCGGGGCTACTGGAACGACCCGGCGGCGACGGAGAAGGCCTTCCGGGACGGCTGGTTCCGCTCCGGCGACCTCGCGGTGCGCGATGCGGAGGGTTACTTCACCGTGGTGGACCGGGTGAAGGACGTGATCAACTCCGGCGGGGTGCTGGTGGCCTCGCGCCAGGTCGAGGACGCGCTGTACACGCACCCGGGCGTGGCGGAGGCGGCCGTGGTCGGGCTGCCCGACGAGCGCTGGATCGAGGCGGTCACCGCCGTGGTGGTGCCGCGCGGGGCGGTGACCGAGGAGGAGCTGATGGCGTACGCGCGGGAGAAGCTCGCCCACTTCAAGGCCCCGAAACGGGTCCTCTTCGTGGACGCGCTGCCCCGCAACGCCAGCGGCAAGATCCTCAAGCGGGAGCTGCGGGACCGCTTCGGGGGTGCGGGCGCGGCCGGAAGGTAG